Proteins found in one Acanthopagrus latus isolate v.2019 chromosome 3, fAcaLat1.1, whole genome shotgun sequence genomic segment:
- the eomesa gene encoding eomesodermin homolog a isoform X4, whose protein sequence is MGFFFSLPNVLGVLQEEEEEEEEEEEEGLGVCCCLSRINTLVEGQTGSVYTGSSGSRYPASLHYGSVLPPTGFSSSSVCTGRSQFSSGGYQFSQGPGCLYPSYPGTGTSIGSMSLPGSAAGARAQVYLCNRPLWLKFHRHQTEMIITKQGRRMFPFLSFNITGLNLTAHYNVFVEVVLADPNHWRFQGGKWVTCGKADNNMQGNKMYVHPESPNTGAHWMRQEISFGKLKLTNNKGANNNNTQMIVLQSLHKYQPRLHIVEVTEDGVEDMSNEARTQTFTFPENQFIAVTAYQNTDITQLKIDHNPFAKGFRDNYDSMYTAPESDRLTPSPTDSPRSTQIVPGARYAMQPFFQDQFVNNLPQNRFYTSERAVPQTNSLLSPQSEDASAAASAQRWFVPPVQQPGSNKLDLSYENDYSTSSLLSYGIKPLSLQTSHALSYYPDSAFASMAAGWGTRSSYQRKMTTGLPWSPRPSPPAFPEDQLGVTKDKLPEESAPPASTWIETSHSLKSVDSTDSGVYSVVCKRRRMSPGGSSTENSPTIKCEDLTTEEYNKDNPKGMGYYAFYTSP, encoded by the exons atgggattttttttttctctccccaaCGTGTTGGGAGTGttgcaggaggaagaagaagaagaagaagaagaggaggaggaaggtctcggtgtttgctgctgtttatcGAGGATAAACACTCTTGTTGAAG GACAGACCGGGTCGGTGTACACCGGGTCCAGCGGCTCCAGGTACCCGGCTTCCCTTCATTACGGATCCGTCCTGCCTCCAACGggcttctcctcctcgtccgtGTGCACCGGCCGGAGCCAGTTTAGCAGCGGAGGGTACCAGTTCAGCCAGGGCCCGGGCTGTTTGTACCCGTCTTATCCCGGTACGGGGACGAGTATCGGCTCCATGTCTCTGCCGGGGTCCGCCGCCGGAGCCAGAGCGCAGGTCTATCTGTGCAACCGGCCTCTGTGGCTGAAATTCCACCGGCACCAGACCGAGATGATCATCACCAAACAGGGCAG aCGGATGTTCCCATTCCTCAGTTTCAACATCACTGGACTCAACCTCACGGCCCATTACAACGTCTTTGTGGAAGTTGTTTTGGCTGACCCGAATCACTGGCGCTTTCAGGGAGGAAAGTGGGTCACATGTGGGAAAGCGGACAATAATATGCAAG GTAACAAAATGTACGTTCATCCTGAATCTCCCAACACCGGCGCTCACTGGATGAGGCAAGAAATCTCTTTTGGCAAGCTGAAGCTGACCAACAATAAAGgggccaacaacaacaacacacag atgaTCGTCTTGCAGTCACTTCACAAATACCAACCGCGACTTCACATCGTGGAGGTGACAGAAGACGGCGTGGAGGACATGAGCAACGAGGCCAGAACCCAAACCTTCACCTTCCCAGAGAACCAGTTTATAGCCGTCACTGCCTACCAGAACACAGAC atcACACAGCTGAAGATAGACCACAACCCTTTTGCAAAAGGCTTCCGGGACAATTATGACTC GATGTACACAGCTCCAGAGAGCGACAGGTTGACTCCGTCCCCGACAGACTCCCCTCGCTCCACCCAGATCGTGCCCGGGGCCCGCTATGCCATGCAGCCTTTCTTCCAGGACCAGTTCGTCAACAACCTGCCTCAGAACCGCTTCTACACCAGCGAGCGGGCTGTTCCTCAAACCAACAGCCTCCTCTCTCCGCAGAGCGAGGACGCCAGCGCCGCTGCCTCCGCCCAGCGCTGGTTTGTCCCCCCAGTCCAGCAGCCGGGCTCCAACAAGCTGGATCTGTCGTATGAGAATGACTATTCCACCAGCAGCCTGCTGTCCTACGGCATCAAGCCCCTGTCCCTGCAGACGTCCCACGCCCTCAGCTACTACCCGGACTCGGCCTTTGCCTCCATGGCCGCAGGATGGGGCACCAGAAGCTCTTATCAGCGCAAGATGACTACGGGCCTGCCCTGGTCCCCTCGTCCAAGCCCCCCAGCCTTCCCAGAGGACCAGCTGGGGGTTACTAAAGACAAGCTGCCCGAGGAGAGCGCACCCCCAGCCTCGACCTGGATCGAGACCTCCCACTCACTGAAATCGGTGGACTCTACCGATTCTGGTGTGTACTCCGTGGTGTGCAAGAGACGCAGAATGTCTCCTGGGGGCTCAAGCACAGAGAACTCCCCAACCATCAAGTGTGAGGACTTGACCACGGAGGAGTACAACAAGGACAACCCAAAAGGCATGGGTTATTATGCATTCTACACAAGCCCCTAA
- the eomesa gene encoding eomesodermin homolog a isoform X2: MQLENILPSASINLPKTFFNLSSSDSANNSPRPSSQLEYQEVDRTESEASSAPKKYLSGVGSGMLGEGEGDTFTKAGPDGRKGSPVLGEDELTSGRRYNIDELGSDRYFISSSQASSDMASACSLFPYAGQTGSVYTGSSGSRYPASLHYGSVLPPTGFSSSSVCTGRSQFSSGGYQFSQGPGCLYPSYPGTGTSIGSMSLPGSAAGARAQVYLCNRPLWLKFHRHQTEMIITKQGRRMFPFLSFNITGLNLTAHYNVFVEVVLADPNHWRFQGGKWVTCGKADNNMQGNKMYVHPESPNTGAHWMRQEISFGKLKLTNNKGANNNNTQMIVLQSLHKYQPRLHIVEVTEDGVEDMSNEARTQTFTFPENQFIAVTAYQNTDITQLKIDHNPFAKGFRDNYDSMYTAPESDRLTPSPTDSPRSTQIVPGARYAMQPFFQDQFVNNLPQNRFYTSERAVPQTNSLLSPQSEDASAAASAQRWFVPPVQQPGSNKLDLSYENDYSTSSLLSYGIKPLSLQTSHALSYYPDSAFASMAAGWGTRSSYQRKMTTGLPWSPRPSPPAFPEDQLGVTKDKLPEESAPPASTWIETSHSLKSVDSTDSGVYSVVCKRRRMSPGGSSTENSPTIKCEDLTTEEYNKDNPKGAKA, encoded by the exons ATGCAGCTAGAGAACATCCTTCCCAGCGCCAGCATCAATTTACCCAAGACCTTTTTCAACCTTTCCTCGTCGGACAGTGCCAACAACAGCCCGAGGCCGTCGTCGCAGCTCGAGTACCAAGAAGTCGACCGGACGGAATCCGAGGCGAGCAGCGCTCCGAAGAAATATCTGAGCGGGGTGGGCAGCGGGATGCTGGGCGAGGGAGAGGGGGACACTTTCACTAAAGCCGGGCCCGATGGGAGGAAAGGCTCCCCGGTGCTCGGCGAGGACGAGCTGACGAGCGGTCGGCGTTACAACATAGACGAACTTGGCTCTGACAGATACTTCATCTCGTCGTCCCAGGCGAGTTCCGACATGGCAAGTGCCTGTTCCCTCTTTCCTTACGCAGGACAGACCGGGTCGGTGTACACCGGGTCCAGCGGCTCCAGGTACCCGGCTTCCCTTCATTACGGATCCGTCCTGCCTCCAACGggcttctcctcctcgtccgtGTGCACCGGCCGGAGCCAGTTTAGCAGCGGAGGGTACCAGTTCAGCCAGGGCCCGGGCTGTTTGTACCCGTCTTATCCCGGTACGGGGACGAGTATCGGCTCCATGTCTCTGCCGGGGTCCGCCGCCGGAGCCAGAGCGCAGGTCTATCTGTGCAACCGGCCTCTGTGGCTGAAATTCCACCGGCACCAGACCGAGATGATCATCACCAAACAGGGCAG aCGGATGTTCCCATTCCTCAGTTTCAACATCACTGGACTCAACCTCACGGCCCATTACAACGTCTTTGTGGAAGTTGTTTTGGCTGACCCGAATCACTGGCGCTTTCAGGGAGGAAAGTGGGTCACATGTGGGAAAGCGGACAATAATATGCAAG GTAACAAAATGTACGTTCATCCTGAATCTCCCAACACCGGCGCTCACTGGATGAGGCAAGAAATCTCTTTTGGCAAGCTGAAGCTGACCAACAATAAAGgggccaacaacaacaacacacag atgaTCGTCTTGCAGTCACTTCACAAATACCAACCGCGACTTCACATCGTGGAGGTGACAGAAGACGGCGTGGAGGACATGAGCAACGAGGCCAGAACCCAAACCTTCACCTTCCCAGAGAACCAGTTTATAGCCGTCACTGCCTACCAGAACACAGAC atcACACAGCTGAAGATAGACCACAACCCTTTTGCAAAAGGCTTCCGGGACAATTATGACTC GATGTACACAGCTCCAGAGAGCGACAGGTTGACTCCGTCCCCGACAGACTCCCCTCGCTCCACCCAGATCGTGCCCGGGGCCCGCTATGCCATGCAGCCTTTCTTCCAGGACCAGTTCGTCAACAACCTGCCTCAGAACCGCTTCTACACCAGCGAGCGGGCTGTTCCTCAAACCAACAGCCTCCTCTCTCCGCAGAGCGAGGACGCCAGCGCCGCTGCCTCCGCCCAGCGCTGGTTTGTCCCCCCAGTCCAGCAGCCGGGCTCCAACAAGCTGGATCTGTCGTATGAGAATGACTATTCCACCAGCAGCCTGCTGTCCTACGGCATCAAGCCCCTGTCCCTGCAGACGTCCCACGCCCTCAGCTACTACCCGGACTCGGCCTTTGCCTCCATGGCCGCAGGATGGGGCACCAGAAGCTCTTATCAGCGCAAGATGACTACGGGCCTGCCCTGGTCCCCTCGTCCAAGCCCCCCAGCCTTCCCAGAGGACCAGCTGGGGGTTACTAAAGACAAGCTGCCCGAGGAGAGCGCACCCCCAGCCTCGACCTGGATCGAGACCTCCCACTCACTGAAATCGGTGGACTCTACCGATTCTGGTGTGTACTCCGTGGTGTGCAAGAGACGCAGAATGTCTCCTGGGGGCTCAAGCACAGAGAACTCCCCAACCATCAAGTGTGAGGACTTGACCACGGAGGAGTACAACAAGGACAACCCAAAAG GTGCCAAAGCTTAG
- the eomesa gene encoding eomesodermin homolog a isoform X1 has product MQLENILPSASINLPKTFFNLSSSDSANNSPRPSSQLEYQEVDRTESEASSAPKKYLSGVGSGMLGEGEGDTFTKAGPDGRKGSPVLGEDELTSGRRYNIDELGSDRYFISSSQASSDMASACSLFPYAGQTGSVYTGSSGSRYPASLHYGSVLPPTGFSSSSVCTGRSQFSSGGYQFSQGPGCLYPSYPGTGTSIGSMSLPGSAAGARAQVYLCNRPLWLKFHRHQTEMIITKQGRRMFPFLSFNITGLNLTAHYNVFVEVVLADPNHWRFQGGKWVTCGKADNNMQGNKMYVHPESPNTGAHWMRQEISFGKLKLTNNKGANNNNTQMIVLQSLHKYQPRLHIVEVTEDGVEDMSNEARTQTFTFPENQFIAVTAYQNTDITQLKIDHNPFAKGFRDNYDSMYTAPESDRLTPSPTDSPRSTQIVPGARYAMQPFFQDQFVNNLPQNRFYTSERAVPQTNSLLSPQSEDASAAASAQRWFVPPVQQPGSNKLDLSYENDYSTSSLLSYGIKPLSLQTSHALSYYPDSAFASMAAGWGTRSSYQRKMTTGLPWSPRPSPPAFPEDQLGVTKDKLPEESAPPASTWIETSHSLKSVDSTDSGVYSVVCKRRRMSPGGSSTENSPTIKCEDLTTEEYNKDNPKGMGYYAFYTSP; this is encoded by the exons ATGCAGCTAGAGAACATCCTTCCCAGCGCCAGCATCAATTTACCCAAGACCTTTTTCAACCTTTCCTCGTCGGACAGTGCCAACAACAGCCCGAGGCCGTCGTCGCAGCTCGAGTACCAAGAAGTCGACCGGACGGAATCCGAGGCGAGCAGCGCTCCGAAGAAATATCTGAGCGGGGTGGGCAGCGGGATGCTGGGCGAGGGAGAGGGGGACACTTTCACTAAAGCCGGGCCCGATGGGAGGAAAGGCTCCCCGGTGCTCGGCGAGGACGAGCTGACGAGCGGTCGGCGTTACAACATAGACGAACTTGGCTCTGACAGATACTTCATCTCGTCGTCCCAGGCGAGTTCCGACATGGCAAGTGCCTGTTCCCTCTTTCCTTACGCAGGACAGACCGGGTCGGTGTACACCGGGTCCAGCGGCTCCAGGTACCCGGCTTCCCTTCATTACGGATCCGTCCTGCCTCCAACGggcttctcctcctcgtccgtGTGCACCGGCCGGAGCCAGTTTAGCAGCGGAGGGTACCAGTTCAGCCAGGGCCCGGGCTGTTTGTACCCGTCTTATCCCGGTACGGGGACGAGTATCGGCTCCATGTCTCTGCCGGGGTCCGCCGCCGGAGCCAGAGCGCAGGTCTATCTGTGCAACCGGCCTCTGTGGCTGAAATTCCACCGGCACCAGACCGAGATGATCATCACCAAACAGGGCAG aCGGATGTTCCCATTCCTCAGTTTCAACATCACTGGACTCAACCTCACGGCCCATTACAACGTCTTTGTGGAAGTTGTTTTGGCTGACCCGAATCACTGGCGCTTTCAGGGAGGAAAGTGGGTCACATGTGGGAAAGCGGACAATAATATGCAAG GTAACAAAATGTACGTTCATCCTGAATCTCCCAACACCGGCGCTCACTGGATGAGGCAAGAAATCTCTTTTGGCAAGCTGAAGCTGACCAACAATAAAGgggccaacaacaacaacacacag atgaTCGTCTTGCAGTCACTTCACAAATACCAACCGCGACTTCACATCGTGGAGGTGACAGAAGACGGCGTGGAGGACATGAGCAACGAGGCCAGAACCCAAACCTTCACCTTCCCAGAGAACCAGTTTATAGCCGTCACTGCCTACCAGAACACAGAC atcACACAGCTGAAGATAGACCACAACCCTTTTGCAAAAGGCTTCCGGGACAATTATGACTC GATGTACACAGCTCCAGAGAGCGACAGGTTGACTCCGTCCCCGACAGACTCCCCTCGCTCCACCCAGATCGTGCCCGGGGCCCGCTATGCCATGCAGCCTTTCTTCCAGGACCAGTTCGTCAACAACCTGCCTCAGAACCGCTTCTACACCAGCGAGCGGGCTGTTCCTCAAACCAACAGCCTCCTCTCTCCGCAGAGCGAGGACGCCAGCGCCGCTGCCTCCGCCCAGCGCTGGTTTGTCCCCCCAGTCCAGCAGCCGGGCTCCAACAAGCTGGATCTGTCGTATGAGAATGACTATTCCACCAGCAGCCTGCTGTCCTACGGCATCAAGCCCCTGTCCCTGCAGACGTCCCACGCCCTCAGCTACTACCCGGACTCGGCCTTTGCCTCCATGGCCGCAGGATGGGGCACCAGAAGCTCTTATCAGCGCAAGATGACTACGGGCCTGCCCTGGTCCCCTCGTCCAAGCCCCCCAGCCTTCCCAGAGGACCAGCTGGGGGTTACTAAAGACAAGCTGCCCGAGGAGAGCGCACCCCCAGCCTCGACCTGGATCGAGACCTCCCACTCACTGAAATCGGTGGACTCTACCGATTCTGGTGTGTACTCCGTGGTGTGCAAGAGACGCAGAATGTCTCCTGGGGGCTCAAGCACAGAGAACTCCCCAACCATCAAGTGTGAGGACTTGACCACGGAGGAGTACAACAAGGACAACCCAAAAGGCATGGGTTATTATGCATTCTACACAAGCCCCTAA
- the eomesa gene encoding eomesodermin homolog a isoform X3 — MLGEGEGDTFTKAGPDGRKGSPVLGEDELTSGRRYNIDELGSDRYFISSSQASSDMASACSLFPYAGQTGSVYTGSSGSRYPASLHYGSVLPPTGFSSSSVCTGRSQFSSGGYQFSQGPGCLYPSYPGTGTSIGSMSLPGSAAGARAQVYLCNRPLWLKFHRHQTEMIITKQGRRMFPFLSFNITGLNLTAHYNVFVEVVLADPNHWRFQGGKWVTCGKADNNMQGNKMYVHPESPNTGAHWMRQEISFGKLKLTNNKGANNNNTQMIVLQSLHKYQPRLHIVEVTEDGVEDMSNEARTQTFTFPENQFIAVTAYQNTDITQLKIDHNPFAKGFRDNYDSMYTAPESDRLTPSPTDSPRSTQIVPGARYAMQPFFQDQFVNNLPQNRFYTSERAVPQTNSLLSPQSEDASAAASAQRWFVPPVQQPGSNKLDLSYENDYSTSSLLSYGIKPLSLQTSHALSYYPDSAFASMAAGWGTRSSYQRKMTTGLPWSPRPSPPAFPEDQLGVTKDKLPEESAPPASTWIETSHSLKSVDSTDSGVYSVVCKRRRMSPGGSSTENSPTIKCEDLTTEEYNKDNPKGMGYYAFYTSP, encoded by the exons ATGCTGGGCGAGGGAGAGGGGGACACTTTCACTAAAGCCGGGCCCGATGGGAGGAAAGGCTCCCCGGTGCTCGGCGAGGACGAGCTGACGAGCGGTCGGCGTTACAACATAGACGAACTTGGCTCTGACAGATACTTCATCTCGTCGTCCCAGGCGAGTTCCGACATGGCAAGTGCCTGTTCCCTCTTTCCTTACGCAGGACAGACCGGGTCGGTGTACACCGGGTCCAGCGGCTCCAGGTACCCGGCTTCCCTTCATTACGGATCCGTCCTGCCTCCAACGggcttctcctcctcgtccgtGTGCACCGGCCGGAGCCAGTTTAGCAGCGGAGGGTACCAGTTCAGCCAGGGCCCGGGCTGTTTGTACCCGTCTTATCCCGGTACGGGGACGAGTATCGGCTCCATGTCTCTGCCGGGGTCCGCCGCCGGAGCCAGAGCGCAGGTCTATCTGTGCAACCGGCCTCTGTGGCTGAAATTCCACCGGCACCAGACCGAGATGATCATCACCAAACAGGGCAG aCGGATGTTCCCATTCCTCAGTTTCAACATCACTGGACTCAACCTCACGGCCCATTACAACGTCTTTGTGGAAGTTGTTTTGGCTGACCCGAATCACTGGCGCTTTCAGGGAGGAAAGTGGGTCACATGTGGGAAAGCGGACAATAATATGCAAG GTAACAAAATGTACGTTCATCCTGAATCTCCCAACACCGGCGCTCACTGGATGAGGCAAGAAATCTCTTTTGGCAAGCTGAAGCTGACCAACAATAAAGgggccaacaacaacaacacacag atgaTCGTCTTGCAGTCACTTCACAAATACCAACCGCGACTTCACATCGTGGAGGTGACAGAAGACGGCGTGGAGGACATGAGCAACGAGGCCAGAACCCAAACCTTCACCTTCCCAGAGAACCAGTTTATAGCCGTCACTGCCTACCAGAACACAGAC atcACACAGCTGAAGATAGACCACAACCCTTTTGCAAAAGGCTTCCGGGACAATTATGACTC GATGTACACAGCTCCAGAGAGCGACAGGTTGACTCCGTCCCCGACAGACTCCCCTCGCTCCACCCAGATCGTGCCCGGGGCCCGCTATGCCATGCAGCCTTTCTTCCAGGACCAGTTCGTCAACAACCTGCCTCAGAACCGCTTCTACACCAGCGAGCGGGCTGTTCCTCAAACCAACAGCCTCCTCTCTCCGCAGAGCGAGGACGCCAGCGCCGCTGCCTCCGCCCAGCGCTGGTTTGTCCCCCCAGTCCAGCAGCCGGGCTCCAACAAGCTGGATCTGTCGTATGAGAATGACTATTCCACCAGCAGCCTGCTGTCCTACGGCATCAAGCCCCTGTCCCTGCAGACGTCCCACGCCCTCAGCTACTACCCGGACTCGGCCTTTGCCTCCATGGCCGCAGGATGGGGCACCAGAAGCTCTTATCAGCGCAAGATGACTACGGGCCTGCCCTGGTCCCCTCGTCCAAGCCCCCCAGCCTTCCCAGAGGACCAGCTGGGGGTTACTAAAGACAAGCTGCCCGAGGAGAGCGCACCCCCAGCCTCGACCTGGATCGAGACCTCCCACTCACTGAAATCGGTGGACTCTACCGATTCTGGTGTGTACTCCGTGGTGTGCAAGAGACGCAGAATGTCTCCTGGGGGCTCAAGCACAGAGAACTCCCCAACCATCAAGTGTGAGGACTTGACCACGGAGGAGTACAACAAGGACAACCCAAAAGGCATGGGTTATTATGCATTCTACACAAGCCCCTAA